ACCTTGTATACCTAAAGCTGGGTTTAGGGTTAAGTTTTTGGATACCTAGTATAACTTCTCTTCAAAATGTGATTCACGGTAGGCAAGCCGTCAATCGTGATGGTCGATGATGATCTGATGGACAACGAGAGTCCGCAGAAGAACTAGCAGGCACGAATCGTTTGCACCTTGGCAAGGAATTTGATACCCATTCAAAACACATCGGCAGCTGAGTTTTGGTCATCACGCTACAATTAAATTTTCACAACCATTATAAACTAAACAAATTAAGCCAACAATAACTAGCTTTtgcaaaaattaaaacaaatcaaACTCGGTCTTTCCTcgtcttaaaaaaataaaaaatacaaaaggtGAAGAAGATTATAGCGGAAAAGCCTTTTAGTTGACATTTTACAACTCCtagcttttctttttttcatgcAATTACCTCAAAATAAACACTCTTACTCATAGCTATGGGGAAAAAATAAGTCATTTCATAAGCCCGCAAACAAAGgaatttttatctttttaaacatcatttaatttcaaataatGTTGTTTCGAAAAAAAGAATGTAGGTTCACCTACCCTCATTGCCAACTGTAAAAGACCCTTCTCTCATCAACTTCAGGCTTATGCTGTTGAATCTTTCCCGTGAATATTGTCTAGATGCTTTTCTCCAATCTGTACCAGCCTTCATCATAGCAGCAAACTCCTCATAACTTATGCGTCCATCCTGCAAGATGACAATACATCAACGATGCATAAACATAACTTGACTAAAAAATTTACACATGCACATATCAAATGCGAAAAAAATGTAATCTTACAAACTGAAAACATTTAACATGAGTCAACCCTTCTCACTAGAAGATGAACACATTCTAAGCGACAGAAAAACGAGGTTGTTCGGATAAGCATTTCCGCACAAAAGACCAACTCAAAAACTACAATTTTCTTGAAGGTATTAAAGGAGGGCCTTCTAACCATGTGTGTTGGAATAAAACATTTTGGATGTAAAGCTATTTAAGTTAATTGTATCAAAATGTTAATTCCAACCTTATCTGTGTCCACGTCATGCATAATCGCATGGATGACTTCCTCACCACCTACGTCAACATCATTAGTTAACGCATTTCTCAATTCTTCAATTTCTATATGGCCACTTTGGTTTTGATCAAAGAAGGCAAAGGCTTTATGTAGGTGCTCGTCATTCGCCATCTTTTTAAGGTGAACCGTGACAACAACAAACTCTCCATAGTTTAGAGCTCCATCCCCATCAACATCAGCCTGTAGCAATCAGAAATCAATCAGTTATTTTGTAAAGACCCCAAAGGGAACTAACATGTTGAACCAACCCTTATCTCTcatgaaacaatttttttttttcctcttcgtttccattattttagtgtttttagtttgtttctcAGGATTTAACATGGTGCAGAGTCGGGCAATTTATCATCCAAACCTCGGATTACAAGTAAGAAGGCAAGTTGGCGAAGCACAAATTGATACTTACAGCTTCCATTAGTATTTGAAGATCTGGATCAGAAATATTTTGCCCTAAGTGTTGTATCCCGCTTCGTAGCTCTTCTATGGTCACCTTGCCCTTGTTGCCAGTGTCCATCATTTGAAAAGCCTCTTTTATGCCAGCTACTTCCGCAACTGATAAATGCTCAGCTATGACCTATGTATGAAATATTCAAGAGTTCAGACATAGAATATAGGGCCAACTTTAACACAGCATACAAGTAGCCAACATCGAACCCTTCAATTATTATGCACGCTTATAAGTAAACTCAAAACCTTACCCCAAGAGCTCTTTTCTTCAGCTTGTTCATTACAGAAAACTGTTGCAGCCTTGCTCTCACAGTTTCACCAAGTGGGACATTTGGGGCCTTCTTGGCATTTTGTATCCAAGGATGATCTACATGAAAAGAATTGGGATTAACATGTCATGTAAGGCAATAAATGTTTGGTAAATGGAAGATATCAGATTAGTATAATTACCAAGCACTTCCTTAGCTGTCAGCCTCTTCTTCGGATCAGGATCAAGCATTTTCTTCACAAGGTCCTTTGCATTATCAGAAACTCTAGGCCAGGGGTCCCTCTTGAAATCAACGACGGATCGAATAATTGCTTGTGCTACCCCTTGTTCAGTTTCTACAgttgaaattttttgaaaactatGAGAAAGAAATACTAATAAACAAGGAATACACTAGCAGGCACACTTTTGTTCAAGCTGATCTAAATCAGGGATCTTTGATAAGCAAAAACATTACAACCCCCTATTGTAGTTGTAAAGAATCAAGATAAAAATACAGGACGAGACACAAACCTGCCCAGAAAGGTGGAACACCACAAAGTAAAATATATAGGATAACCCCAGCACTCCAAATGTCAACCTCGGGTCCATAGTTGCGCTTCAGAACCTCTGGAGCCATGTAATAAGGACTGCCCACTATCTCATTAAATTGCTCACCTGTGGAATATGGCAACCTTTAGCTACACTGTTTTCATAATAACCGAAAAAATATAGATGATATAATGATGCTAAAACaggaatttcaagaaaaatCATTAAACAGGCGATATTGAAGTAGTGCAATACCAGGTTTAAAGAACACAGACAGTCCAAAATCAATTGCTTTCAAAGAGGCTGTTTCCTTCTTATTTGCAAATAGGAAGTTTTCTGGTTTGAGATCACGATGCATTACTCCGTGTTTATGACACATCTGCAAAGTAAAGATGCACGTAAATAAATCAGAATAATTAACAGTAACATAGGTACAGAAGAGTAGACATCATCACCAAGTAACAGAAAATCAAAGATCAATATTAGTGTCAGCAAAGATAGAATTAGCAGATATTCAATTTAACACGTAAAAAGAGAGGAGAAAGAAACGTATTGTGCAGGGACAAATAACTTCAAATGCACAGGAACTAGTCATATTACAGTAAGCTGCAACATGTTATTATATACAAAGGTTTAAGGTTCAAATGAGCAAAATATCACCTAAAAGAACATTTAAGTGAATGAATTATGAAACACAACGAACGTATTGTTCGTCCATATAACAACCAATAGTGagaaatttaaaccaaataacATAACACATAGCACCACAGCTAATTGCTGAAGTGAATATAGAGAATATTCAATAAAAAAGGACGGAGGACATTCAACTCACCCTATGGTTCTCCATTTACCATTTAAAGTTCATAGTATGTTATAAGAATCACCTTTACCCTAAACAAGAATATAACAAATGACAAATATGATTCAACCAACATCATAACACACAAGCTATATCATATCATGTCATATCAAATCTAATATAAGCATGTAACTATCAAATTTCAGAACCATTGGTATTACcaaaccaaataacacaacagAACCATAACAAAACTCAACCTGAACTACTTCAACAATCGTCCTCATTACACCTGCAGCAGCACGTTCTGTGTAATGACCCCTAGCAACAATGCGGTCGAACAGCTCACCGCCCTCACACAACTCCATCACAATGTGAACCGCATCACCATCTTCATAAGTGTCCTTTAATGTCACAATATTTGGGTGTGGAGGCAAATGCTGCATTATCTCAACTTCCCTCCTCACATCCTCAATATCCACCGCTGTTCTAAGCTTCTTCTTTGATATCGATTTGCATGCAAATTTTTCGTCGGAGGATGCCTCTGTGCACAGATATGTTACCCCGAATTCGCCTCGGCCAAGTTCGCGTCCCAGATCATATTGGGCCGAAATGTCTCGACCTGTGGGGTCTTTCAAGACCAACAGCTTGCCACCACCATCTTTTCCATTAATGCCACCAAAATCTGTTGCAAATGGGtttgtcttcttcttgttgttcttgttcttgttctggCCAGGTGCGCCAAGGGTTACACAGCAATTTCCCATGAAATCAAACCTTAATATTTTTCACAAATTCCAAATTTAGAAATGTGGAATATTCATGCAGAAACAAATAAGAAATCCTTGATTCTTAATATGGaagcacaaaacaaaacaaaagcaatcaaaagatggaaaatgtaacagaaGAAGAAAACCCACCTGtggttttttcaaattttgggattttggaaGGAGGCCCAGATGAGATTTCAGGGTAAATTAATGCAAGAAACCAAAGATTTGGGAAGGGTAAGAAGAATATGAAAGGAGTAGGAATTGAAGGTGTGAAAATGCCACGGATTTGCAGAGAGAGAGCCAAAGCTCTTTCACAGAGgcttttgtttctctctctaaaaatcctttgtttttttttctttttcttcttccttctcttctttttctttgtttctctttaaattcaaaataaagaaagaaaaaaaaaacagaaaacaaacctcctctttctttttctctttctgtttttctttttcctcttttctttttattttgtctctCCTCAAAATATCCAACACAACCTTGCAAGTCACAGCTCACAGCTCCCCTTCTGTTTTCATTTTTGCTAATTTTCTTGCCTTGTTTCCGTTAGATCAGTTATCCACAATTTTCCAACTAATATTTATACTATTTCATATTtgcataaaaatattttttgttataattaaACAAATTATTGTTAgtgtaaaataattaaaaattaatctaTATTTTAACAGTTTATTGACAAAACTTTTCTTTTTAACCAAGAGATGGTGAAAATACCAAATTAATCCCtgcaaaaaaaacttaaaaaatgaccaaaataaaagttaaaaacgATATAGTAAATTGAACACAAAATCATTTTATTGCTTCTTTTCATAGCCTCACCGCCAAATAACCATATCAATTCCGCTCATTTTCTCTTTCACGTTTTTCtcctaaataaaataaacttttgGTGACGAAATAGTTATCTGGAAACAGTCGTCAAAGATATGACCAACCTCTTCAATGATGAAAAATCATTTGATGATCGTCACCCAAAATCTTTAGCAACCGTTTCATAGTTTCTCtctttgtaaattttattttcaaaatttataaacACGTGCATGGTATATGATTGCTAGTGTACAAAGGCAAAAAGAGTCATtcgtaattttaaaaatatcccTCCCTAGTTACGATTTTAAAATAAGTAAAGTTAGAAGGCAAAAACGATGAATCATTCATAATTTCAAACATATCTTTATCTAATTAggatttaaaataaaagaatttaatttttttaattcaaactaATAGAATAAAATTACTCTCGCAGTGGGCAGCTTTTTTTCCATTATTTCTTtaacttttaaataaaaaataatttataattacaTGTAAAGAATAACATGTAAAAAAGAAACTACTACACGCATGAGTGTGATAAAATGCTAGTTATGTATAATATgacaagagaaaaagaaagtaaaagaaaactaattaattttattcCAAATAAAAAACTATTTTCTGCTATTTTGATAGTTAAATAATtgttagtttattttatttttagcacTTGAGTTTTTACCCAACAGTTAAACTAAAGTTGGTTGTGGtttctaaaaacaaaaataaaatcaaccTTTACATAGTATTTAGTATAGTTGTATTATGGaggtatggatcatgtcttaaCCAATCCTTTTGCAAATCTATCTAACTTGACAGGTTTCCGGCCAGAAATTTATAATATTA
This window of the Malus domestica chromosome 03, GDT2T_hap1 genome carries:
- the LOC103402122 gene encoding calcium-dependent protein kinase 8-like isoform X2; the encoded protein is MGNCCVTLGAPGQNKNKNNKKKTNPFATDFGGINGKDGGGKLLVLKDPTGRDISAQYDLGRELGRGEFGVTYLCTEASSDEKFACKSISKKKLRTAVDIEDVRREVEIMQHLPPHPNIVTLKDTYEDGDAVHIVMELCEGGELFDRIVARGHYTERAAAGVMRTIVEVVQMCHKHGVMHRDLKPENFLFANKKETASLKAIDFGLSVFFKPGEQFNEIVGSPYYMAPEVLKRNYGPEVDIWSAGVILYILLCGVPPFWAETEQGVAQAIIRSVVDFKRDPWPRVSDNAKDLVKKMLDPDPKKRLTAKEVLDHPWIQNAKKAPNVPLGETVRARLQQFSVMNKLKKRALGVIAEHLSVAEVAGIKEAFQMMDTGNKGKVTIEELRSGIQHLGQNISDPDLQILMEAADVDGDGALNYGEFVVVTVHLKKMANDEHLHKAFAFFDQNQSGHIEIEELRNALTNDVDVGGEEVIHAIMHDVDTDKDGRISYEEFAAMMKAGTDWRKASRQYSRERFNSISLKLMREGSFTVGNEA
- the LOC103402122 gene encoding calcium-dependent protein kinase 8-like isoform X1, coding for MGNCCVTLGAPGQNKNKNNKKKTNPFATDFGGINGKDGGGKLLVLKDPTGRDISAQYDLGRELGRGEFGVTYLCTEASSDEKFACKSISKKKLRTAVDIEDVRREVEIMQHLPPHPNIVTLKDTYEDGDAVHIVMELCEGGELFDRIVARGHYTERAAAGVMRTIVEVVQMCHKHGVMHRDLKPENFLFANKKETASLKAIDFGLSVFFKPGEQFNEIVGSPYYMAPEVLKRNYGPEVDIWSAGVILYILLCGVPPFWAETEQGVAQAIIRSVVDFKRDPWPRVSDNAKDLVKKMLDPDPKKRLTAKEVLDHPWIQNAKKAPNVPLGETVRARLQQFSVMNKLKKRALGVIAEHLSVAEVAGIKEAFQMMDTGNKGKVTIEELRSGIQHLGQNISDPDLQILMEAADVDGDGALNYGEFVVVTVHLKKMANDEHLHKAFAFFDQNQSGHIEIEELRNALTNDVDVGGEEVIHAIMHDVDTDKDGRISYEEFAAMMKAGTDWRKASRQYSRERFNSISLKLMREGSFTVGNEGR